The nucleotide sequence TTGTAAGCTGACCAAGGCTTTGTCAAGATATTGAACGGAGCTAATTCCGGGGATGGTTTGCACCGCTTTGGCTAATTCCGGGACATCCTCGCCGCGGGTAGCAATAATCTTAAACTCATCCACGAGGGGATTTTGCATCAGGCCTTGGTTTTCAGCAGCGGTGGTGATGTCACTGGCCCCTAAGTCTTTTAAGAGTTCCTGCCAGGCCTGGTCTTTGCTAACTAAAATGACTTGGGCCGTATTAGGGAGTTGCTGTAATTGAGTTTGAATTGATTCCGGGGCCTGGTCGGGTTCCAGATAGGCAGTAATCTCGAGACGGCTCCCCAACTGTTGAAAGGCCGTATCAATCTGGCTGGCAATATTAAAGCCAAAACCAAACAGAAATAACAGCACCGCCACCGTCAAGACCGCCGCCCCGTTTAGCCAGCCCCCCCGCCATAGGCCCAACTGGGTTTCTCGTGCTAAATATCTAGCTCTGGTGAGGGTTTCTGATTGCTGGATCGGTGGTAATTGCTTTAGTCCCATCATGTCCTCTTTGAACGAGCAAAGCTCTACGGTTGAATTAGGATGTCTCGATTGTTGACTGGACTTAACCGACCCGATTTAATTTGCCAGACCGGGGCCTGGGCCATTTCCACCAGGTGGGGATCATGGGTCGTCATCAGCACTGTTAAGCCCTTTTTGTTCAGTTGTTGGAGGATTTTCAAGACTTGCAGGGCATTATGGCGATCTAAATTGCCTGTGGGTTCATCGGCTAATAAAATACGTGGCTGTCCAACAATGGCCCGCGCAATACTGACTCGTTGCTGTTCCCCCCCCGACAAGGTATCGGGAAAACAATTCCCCCGATCTGCTAGGCCGACCAAGGACAATGCTGCCGGAACTCGCCGCTGAATTTCACTCCAGGCCAGGCCACGGGCCGCCAACACAAACGCGACATTTTCAGCAATCGTTCGCCGTTCCAAAAGTTTATAGTCTTGGAAAATGACCCCCACCTGTCGCCGTAAATACGCCAGCGCCCGCCCCTGTAAGCGATTCACAGATTGACCCTGGACTAAAACTTGCCCCCGATCCGGCTGCTCGGCCCCATAAAACAGTTTCAAAAGGGTTGATTTCCCCGCCCCCGATGGCCCCGTTAAGAGGGCAAACGTCCCGGTCGCCAGTTGAAAGTCCACATTCTCTAAGCAAAATCGCCCGGAACGATAACTTTTGGTGACTTGCTGTAATTGAAGAATAGTTGATGAATGGCTCCCTAATGCTTCTGGGGCATGGAGAGGCTGGGTGGAAGAAGGGGGTGAGATGGAGGGCATAGTCAAAAGAGACTCAAAGGGTGAGAGGGAAATTAGCTGAATTTAGATGCGGGAATGCCATAACCGATGCCAAAGTCCCCGCAGGGCAAACTGAGGTAAGACTAACATCCGCCGCCAGCGCCAGGGTTCTTGATAGAGCCGATACAGCCATTCCAAGTGATGATCCAGGAAAAATTGGGGGGCACGAACTTTTTTGCCGGCCCAGATATCAAAACTACCGCCGACCCCGACCCAGGTGGCCTGGGGAGCTAAATAACGATTTTCGGCAATCCAATATTCTTGGCGGGGGACTCCGAGGGCGACAAAGATAATATCCGGTTGGCTGGCCTGTAAATGGGCTTTAAGTTCGGCCTCACTTTCTGGGGCTTGATAGCCCGTATAAATGCCAACCACATTCAGATTGGGGTAGCGTTTTTGCCAATTCTCTGCGGCCTGGGCCGCCACGCCGGGAGCACTACCATAGAAGAAGACTTTCAGGGGGGGATTTTGGGTTGCAGCAAACTTTAACAAACTCTCTGAGAGTTCAATCCCTGGTTGGCGATTGGCCTTGATGCCATAGAGACGCAGATAAAGGACAACCCCAGACCCATCCGGAACGATAAAACTAGCTTGCTTGATCACCTGAGCTAACTGCGGGACTTTTTCGGCCTGCATAATCATCTCGGCATTGAGCGTGACGACATGGAAGCCATCTCCCTGATGGGCCGCCAACCAGGCCGGGTAATTGTCCAACAGATCTAAGGGATAGCCTAAAACAGAAACACGCCGAGGTTGAGATGAGCGAGTCGAAGGGGTGTCCACAGCGGTCAAGGTTAAAATCTCCTATAGAGCTTTGCTCGTTCGTAGAAGCGACCGAATTGTTGCATTCTGTTAAATCTTAGGGCTGGATGGAGAGCTACCGCAACATTACCTACCCGGATTCTGACTCAGCTATGCAACCCCAGGCCTGGGCTAGACTATCCAATACCCAAGGAAAAATGTATCACTCAATACTGGCTAGTAGCAGTTCTGCTTTCTATATCTTCGAGCCAATTATTTCAATCAATCCTATGAGCAGTTGTGAGGTCAATCGTGGCAGAGTGGATCGTTAGTTTAATCGGACAGTTGGGCTACGTTGGCATTGCACTCTTGATGTGTTTAGAAAACCTGTTTCCCCCAATCCCTTCTGAGTTGATTATGCCTTTAGCAGGGTTTGCAGTTTCTCAAGGGAAAATGAATCTTGGCCTGGTGATTTTTGCCGGTGTGGCTGGCACGATTTTAGGTGCGCTTCCCTGGTATTACTTGGGCTACAGGATGAAAGCAGATCGGCTGCGGCGGTTGTTGGATCGCTATGGCAAATGGTTGGGGATTTCCGGCAAAGATATTGTTAAATCGCAACAGTGGTTTCAACGCCATGGCAACAAGGCCGTTCTTTGGGGGCGGTTAATTCCAGGGGTGAGAACGTTAATTTCACTCCCAGCCGGAATTGCTGCCATGAATTTGGGGCAATTTGTTGTGTTTTCCTTGATCGGGATCGTGGCCTGGGTAACCGTCTTGACCTACTTAGGCTTTAGTTTAGGTAAAGAATATCATCTAGTCAGTGATTACATGGATACGATTACAACGGTCGTTGGCATTGCCCTTCTGATCGGGATCATGTTTTTCTTGGGAAAACGATTTTTGCGGCGGCATCAAAGTCATTCCTAAAGATTACTGGCTGTTTGGATGGCCTGGTTGAGAGTTGTTTGCGGGGCCTGGGCTTCAACAGTGATGGGGATGGTGGTTATGCTGCGGTATTTAGCTCGCCCCAGAAGCCTTGTTCCCTAATTTGAGCATAGTCATCGATCATTTCCTTCAGCCCCAAAAGCCTTTCTAACTCGCGTCCCTGCTTAATCGTAATATCACCTCGGCCAACGGCATAGGAAATTTCACCCAGGATCATAAACCGAGACATGGCCGGAATATTATTGGACACAGCAATCTCAATCCGCTCCAAAAAGCTGTCATAAATTTCTTCATTTAGGTCACCCAAAGAGCTTGCCATTATCTATGTCCTCCCGACTCAATACCTGTAAAGTGCCACTTCTAACTACGGCGACCAAGGTGATTTTTTGATCGTCATCCCAGAAAAGGGCATTTTTAATCCCAGCATTAATAAGCCTTGTATCAGCCTCCCTGTTGATATGATAGGCAATCCTTGGAGCTTGGTACTTGGCTATTTTTATGCCTTTCTGAATAGCATTTTTAACATTTCTTGCTTTACTGGTTAACTCCTTGAACTCCCACGGCTCCCCATTAACCAGGGCATCAAATTGTCTTTGCCCCTCTTCCCCCTGCTCATTGACCAACTCCACCTGATAACCTCGACGCGCAAATGCTTTAGCAACAGAGACTTCCGATTCAAAACCTTCGTTGCGATTATGCCCCTGATGAATTAGCACATACCCACCTGTCCGCTCATCAAAGTAGTACTTTTCGTACTCCAGGCCAGCGGCTTCGTATTGTTGTCGTTTTTGGTTAATGGAGTCCATCGAGATTGCTCTTGTACAGGTTCTCAAGGGTTTTGTAACTCCCATATCAAACTTGGTGTGATCTTGAGTGTCAAACTCCCTGCTGCCAAAGAACGCGATATTTTTGGGTGCAATCGATCCCAGGCCTGGGGGCAAGAGCAGGAAGTTTGTAGGATAG is from Synechococcus sp. PCC 6312 and encodes:
- a CDS encoding DedA family protein, with translation MAEWIVSLIGQLGYVGIALLMCLENLFPPIPSELIMPLAGFAVSQGKMNLGLVIFAGVAGTILGALPWYYLGYRMKADRLRRLLDRYGKWLGISGKDIVKSQQWFQRHGNKAVLWGRLIPGVRTLISLPAGIAAMNLGQFVVFSLIGIVAWVTVLTYLGFSLGKEYHLVSDYMDTITTVVGIALLIGIMFFLGKRFLRRHQSHS
- the ftsE gene encoding cell division ATP-binding protein FtsE; the encoded protein is MPSISPPSSTQPLHAPEALGSHSSTILQLQQVTKSYRSGRFCLENVDFQLATGTFALLTGPSGAGKSTLLKLFYGAEQPDRGQVLVQGQSVNRLQGRALAYLRRQVGVIFQDYKLLERRTIAENVAFVLAARGLAWSEIQRRVPAALSLVGLADRGNCFPDTLSGGEQQRVSIARAIVGQPRILLADEPTGNLDRHNALQVLKILQQLNKKGLTVLMTTHDPHLVEMAQAPVWQIKSGRLSPVNNRDILIQP
- a CDS encoding WecB/TagA/CpsF family glycosyltransferase, with protein sequence MDTPSTRSSQPRRVSVLGYPLDLLDNYPAWLAAHQGDGFHVVTLNAEMIMQAEKVPQLAQVIKQASFIVPDGSGVVLYLRLYGIKANRQPGIELSESLLKFAATQNPPLKVFFYGSAPGVAAQAAENWQKRYPNLNVVGIYTGYQAPESEAELKAHLQASQPDIIFVALGVPRQEYWIAENRYLAPQATWVGVGGSFDIWAGKKVRAPQFFLDHHLEWLYRLYQEPWRWRRMLVLPQFALRGLWHRLWHSRI
- a CDS encoding ABC transporter permease, yielding MMGLKQLPPIQQSETLTRARYLARETQLGLWRGGWLNGAAVLTVAVLLFLFGFGFNIASQIDTAFQQLGSRLEITAYLEPDQAPESIQTQLQQLPNTAQVILVSKDQAWQELLKDLGASDITTAAENQGLMQNPLVDEFKIIATRGEDVPELAKAVQTIPGISSVQYLDKALVSLQTLSQSAQRLGGILVIALAVTAVAVIATVMQLLAVVRQPEIEIMELVGATPRWIYLPFLVQGAGLGMLGGLLAWGGISLTEQALLQWLGQQGDLLKLLGQLLASSVLGGAGLLLILLLLGAVVGLIGSSFIFLRGVRRTLS